Proteins from a single region of Tachysurus vachellii isolate PV-2020 chromosome 15, HZAU_Pvac_v1, whole genome shotgun sequence:
- the naalad2 gene encoding N-acetylated-alpha-linked acidic dipeptidase 2, protein MGAKKKLVCWLQWVTVCTLVLLVGFIIGWFARPVDKPDGEKRDFLQEFLAEIHAGNIKEHLRKFTRLPHLAGTVQNLRLAEQIQEEWLKFGLDSAELVWYDVLLSYPNTTRPNFISVVDQHGDEVIKSSLAEPVPEGYENVSDIVPPYNAFSAQGQPEGELVYVNYGRTEDFLRLQREMGINCTGKIVIARYGKIFRGNKVKNAMLAGAKGIVLYSDPADYCADQVKPYPEGWNLPGGGAQRGNVLNLNGAGDPLTPGYPAKEYTFRLSLEKGVGLPKIPVHPIGYSDAFHLLKNMGGASSPPDWKGALNVSYRIGPGFIDDFAQNKVRMNVHSYNQVTRIYNVIGRIRGAQEPDRYVILGGHRDAWVFGGIDPVSGAAATHETVRAAGRLLQKGWRPRRTLIFASWDAEEFGLLGSTEWAEENAKMLQQRAVAYINADSAIEGMYTLRIDCTPSLHTLVYDITKQVMSPEEGEEGMTLYDSWHKRDNWTDVRDAPRISKLGSGSDFEAYFIRLGITSGRARYTKNRKTERYSSYPVYHSVYETFELVERFYDPTFRRMEVVTRVRGGVAFRLADAPVLPLDCNEYALALSQYAHAIHRLAQKHPQEMERYAVTFDALFSAVDNFTQAAQEFHRRLNKLDTTNSLSVRMVNDQLMYLERAFIDPLGLPGRPFYRHVVFAPSSHNKYAGESFPGIYDALFDIENAGEPETAWSEVKRQISIAAFTVDAAADTLHPVA, encoded by the exons ATGGGAGCGAAAAAGAAGCTCGTATGCTGGCTGCAATGGGTCACCGTCTGCACGCTCGTGCTCCTCGTGGGATTTATAATCG GCTGGTTTGCGAGACCCGTTGACAAACCCGATGGAGAAAAACGTGACTTCCTGCAGGAGTTCTTGGCTGAAATTCATGCAGGCAACATCAAAGAGCATCTCAG GAAGTTCACTCGTCTGCCCCACTTGGCTGGAACGGTGCAGAACCTGCGATTGGCCGAGCAGATTCAGGAGGAGTGGCTTAAGTTCGGGCTGGACTCTGCCGAGCTGGTGTGGTACGATGTTCTGCTCTCGTACCCCAACACGACCAGGCCGAACTTCATCTCTGTAGTGGACCAGCATGGAGACGAG GTCATTAAGTCATCACTGGCTGAACCGGTACCTGAGGGTTATGAGAACGTGAGTGACATCGTTCCACCGTACAACGCCTTCTCTGCACAGGGACAACCGGAG GGCGAGTTGGTGTATGTGAACTACGGCAGGACGGAGGATTTCCTCAGGCTTCAGAGGGAAATGGGAATCAACTGCACGGGGAAAATCGTCATTGCCCGATACGGCAAAATCTTCAGAGGCAACAAG gtaaaAAATGCCATGTTAGCAGGTGCCAAAGGCATCGTGTTGTACTCGGACCCGGCGGATTACTGTGCCGACCAAGTGAAGCCGTACCCTGAGGGATGGAACCTGCCAGGAGGTGGAGCACAACGGGGCAACGTCCTGAACCTGAACGGCGCCGGAGACCCCTTAACCCCTGGCTACCCCGCTAAAG AGTACACTTTCAGATTGAGTCTAGAAAAGGGGGTGGGGCTTCCCAAAATTCCAGTACATCCTATTGGCTACAGTGATGCTTTTCATCTGCTGAA GAATATGGGCGGAGCCTCTTCACCGCCTGATTGGAAAGGAGCTCTGAACGTGTCGTACCGCATCGGACCCGGATTCATCGATGACTTTGCACAGAA TAAAGTGCGCATGAACGTGCACAGCTACAATCAGGTGACCCGCATCTACAATGTGATTGGTCGAATCAGAGGTGCTCAGGAGCcag atcgtTATGTTATATTAGGTGGTCATCGTGATGCCTGGGTGTTTGGGGGAATCGATCCTGTGAGTGGAGCTGCAGCAACACATGAGACTGTCAGAGCAGCTGGAAGACTCCTACagaaag gctggCGGCCCAGACGCACTTTGATCTTTGCTAGTTGGGATGCTGAAGAGTTCGGCCTGCTGGGATCCACAGAGTGGGcggag gAAAATGCTAAAATGCTCCAGCAAAGAGCTGTAGCATACATCAATGCAGACTCTGCTATTgagg gcaTGTACACGTTGAGAATAGACTGCACTCCTTCTCTGCATACACTGGTGTACGACATCACAAAACAG gtgATGAGTCCAGAGGAAGGGGAAGAGGGAATGACTCTGTATGACAGCTGGCACAAACGAGACAACTGGACTGATGTTCGTGATGCACCCCG gatcaGTAAGCTCGGCTCAGGCAGTGATTTTGAAGCGTACTTTATCAGACTGGGAATTACATCTGGGCGAGCAAGATACACCAAGaacaga AAGACAGAGCGATACAGCAGTTATCCCGTCTACCACAGCGTGTATGAGACATTTGAGCTGGTGGAGCGTTTCTATGACCCCACCTTCCGCCGCATGGAGGTGGTGACGCGTGTACGAGGGGGTGTGGCTTTCCGCTTAGCCGACGCCCCTGTGCTACCTCTGGACTGTAACGAGTATGCGCTCGCTCTTTCTCAATATGCACACGCCATCCACCGGCTCGCACAGAAACACCCACAGGAGATGGAGCGCTACGCTGTGACGTTCG atgctTTGTTTTCAGCAGTGGACAATTTTACACAAGCAGCACAGGAGTTTCATCGTCGTCTGAACAAACTCGACACAAccaa ttctctctCAGTGCGGATGGTCAACGATCAGCTGATGTATCTGGAGCGGGCGTTTATCGATCCTCTCGGTCTCCCCGGGCGACCTTTCTACAG ACACGTGGTTTTCGCTCCCAGCAGCCACAACAAGTATGCGGGTGAGTCGTTCCCAGGGATTTACGACGCTCTGTTTGACATCGAGAACGCTGGCGAGCCTGAGACAGCCTGGAGCGAGGTGAAGAGACAGATCAGCATTGCTGCTTTCACTGTCGACGCTGCCGCTGATACACTCCACCCTGTCGCCTGA
- the LOC132858529 gene encoding LOW QUALITY PROTEIN: NADPH oxidase 4 (The sequence of the model RefSeq protein was modified relative to this genomic sequence to represent the inferred CDS: substituted 1 base at 1 genomic stop codon), translating to MGLFLKSWLTNEGGKHCVLVVWVGVNVWLFWRTFMLYCSGAQYYYLHNMLGLGLCISRASASVLNLNCSLVLLPMCRSILTVLRGRTRVNSRKVRRLLDKSKTFHVTCGVTICIFSVVHVSAHLVNAVSFSVQFSDEFPDLNVAHYLGQDPCVLILTTVPGITGVLLVLILFLMFTASSHSIRVCSYEIFWYTHNLFIIFYIILMLHVLGGALKYQTNVEAHPPGCIMANQTRPTDQTTKEEKRVESVKETPTACSEEAKFHPHFPQTWLWVSAPLCLYCAERVYRYVTGSTPVTVVSVIRHPCDVIEVCMLKRGFKPRPGQYILLNCPSVXSFENHAFTLTACPTQNKDTFGIHIRVLGDWTECFSQLLLPESEHSEILPMMHQHRYPELYVDGPFGSPSEEVFHYEVSVCVAGGIGVTPFACILHTLLDDCRHYKLQRLYFVWVCRELQCFYWFAELLCSLYRKLWEENRPDFLNIRLYLTDTHNLQNLTEEKYRPLSSRLLIGRPRWKLLFQEIAKANRHKKVGLFCCGPKSVSRELHKLCNSFSSSSTIFEYNKESFS from the exons ATGGGACTGTTTCTGAAGAGCTGGTTAACAAACGAGGGAGGAAAACACTGCGTGCTG gTGGTATGggtaggtgtgaatgtgtggctcTTCTGGAGGACGTTCATGCTGTACTGCAGTGGAGCACAATATTACTACTTACACAACATGCTgggg ctaggACTGTGCATAAGCCGAGCATCAGCATCTGTCCTGAACCTGAACTGCAGCCTCGTCCTTCTGCCAATGTGCAGATCCATCCTCACTGTACTGAGGGGACGAACACGG GTAAACAGTAGAAAAGTTCGTAGGCTGTTGGATAAAAGTAAAACCTTCCATGTGACGTGTGGTGTCACTATTTGTATTTTCTCAG TGGTTCATGTGAGCGCTCATCTGGTGAATGCCGTCAGCTTCTCTGTGCAATTCTCAGACGAGTTTCCTGACCTCAATGTAGCACATTACCTGGGCCAg GATCCCTGTGTCCTCATTCTGACCACAG ttccTGGGATTACAGGTGTCCTATTGGTGCTCATTTTATTCCTGATGTTTACAGCATCTTCACACAGCATACG AGTGTGCAGCTATGAGATCTTCTGGTACACTCACAATCTCTTTATCATCTTCTACATCATACTGATGCTGCATGTACTGGg AGGGGCTCTAAAGTACCAGACGAATGTGGAAGCCCACCCACCAGGCTGCATCATGGCTAATCAGACGCGTCCGACTGATCAgacaacaaaagaagaaaagagggtGGAGTCAGTCAAAGAAACACCTACAGCATGTAGTGAAGAGGCCAAGTTTCATCCTCATTTtccccag aCATGGTTGTGGGTCTCGgctcctctctgtctctactGTGCAGAGAGAGTGTATCGCTATGTGACGGGCAGCACTCCTGTTACCGTGGTATCTGTCATCAGGCACCCCTGTGATGTCATTGAGGTGTGCATGCTGAAGAGAGGCTTTAAGCCCCGCCCAGGACAa tACATTTTGCTGAACTGCCCAAGTGTTTGATCATTTGAAAACCATGCATTCACTCTGACTgca TGTCCAACCCAGAACAAAGACACATTTGGAATCCATATTCGAGTGCTGGGGGACTGGAcgg aATGTTTTTCACAGCTGTTGCTTCCTGAGTCAGAACACTCTGAGATCCTGCCCATGATGCATCAGCACAGATACCCTGA GTTGTACGTGGACGGTCCGTTCGGAAGTCCATCTGAGGAAGTGTTTCATTATgaagtgagtgtttgtgtagctgGAGGAATTGGTGTTACGCCCTTCGCCTGCATTCTACACACTCTGCT tgatgACTGTCGTCACTATAAGCTACAGAGACTCTactttgtgtgggtgtgtcgaGAGTTGCAGTGCTTCTACTGGTTTGCCGAACTGCTGTGTAGTTTATATCGCAAg TTGTGGGAGGAGAATCGTCCTGATTTTTTGAATATTCGTCTTTATCTCACTGATACACACAAtctacag aaccTCACAGAAGAAAAGTACCGCCCCCTGAGTTCCAGGCTGTTGATTGGTCGACCCAGATGGAAGCTCCTTTTTCAGGAGATAGCAAAAGCCAATCGACA TAAGAAAGTGGGTTTGTTCTGCTGTGGCCCTAAAAGTGTCTCCAGAGAGTTACACAAACTTTGTAACTCGTTCTCATCTTCATCAACCATCTTCGAATACAACAAGGAGTCcttcagctaa
- the tyr gene encoding LOW QUALITY PROTEIN: tyrosinase (The sequence of the model RefSeq protein was modified relative to this genomic sequence to represent the inferred CDS: inserted 2 bases in 1 codon): MIQTKRNPLHSFTLLRTPESLMXSSALIMQPVTLTVLFLLQLVCVSRAQFPRPCATAEALGTKTCCPVWPGDGSLCGAISGRGFCQDVSVSDLPNGPQFPHSNVDDREQWPLVFYNRTCQCAGNFMGYNCGECKFGYFGANCAERRESVRRNIFQLSVADRQRFISYLNLAKNTISPDYVILTGTRAQMNDTANPMFADISVYDLFVWMHYYVSRDALLGGPGNVWSDVDFAHEAAAFLPWHRVFLLFWEHEIRKLTGDFNFTIPYWDWRDARNCEVCTDELMGARSSLDPNLISPASVFSSWKVICTHPDEYNAREVLCDGVPEGPLLRNPGNHDPSRVPRLPSNADVEFVLSLTQYESDTLDRRANMSFRNVLEGFASPETGMAVSGQSTMHNALHIFMNGSMSSVPASANDPIFLLHHAFIDSIFERWLRLHRPARSIYPESNAPIGHNGAYNMVPFIPLYRNMDYFISTKELGYEYTYLLDPTQRLLQEFITPYWEHVQQIWPWLLGAAVLGALVAAVIAMVIRKVVKVARPRRNRKNEYGENQPLLNSSEEDDTASYQTTL; the protein is encoded by the exons atgatacaaac GAAGCGCAATCCTCtgcactctttcactcttttacGCACTCCGGAGAGTTTGAT CTCTAGTGCTTTGATCATGCAGCCGGTGACCCTCACGGTGCTCTTCTTACTGcagctcgtgtgtgtgtcgCGTGCACAGTTCCCGCGACCGTGCGCGACCGCCGAGGCTCTCGGGACTAAAACGTGCTGTCCCGTGTGGCCCGGTGACGGCTCGTTGTGCGGCGCGATTTCCGGCCGCGGCTTCTGCCAAGACGTGTCGGTGTCCGATCTGCCGAACGGGCCTCAGTTCCCGCACAGCAACGTAGACGACCGCGAACAGTGGCCTCTCGTTTTTTACAATCGCACGTGCCAATGCGCGGGCAACTTCATGGGCTACAACTGCGGCGAGTGCAAGTTCGGCTACTTCGGTGCCAACTGCGCAGAAAGGCGCGAGAGCGTCCGGCGGAACATCTTCCAGCTGTCGGTGGCGGACCGGCAGCGCTTCATTTCCTACCTCAACTTGGCCAAGAACACCATCAGCCCTGACTACGTGATCTTGACGGGCACGCGCGCGCAGATGAACGACACCGCGAATCCGATGTTCGCCGACATCAGCGTGTACGACCTGTTCGTTTGGATGCACTACTACGTGTCGCGCGACGCGCTCCTCGGAGGTCCCGGCAACGTGTGGTCGGACGTGGACTTTGCGCACGAAGCCGCTGCCTTCCTGCCGTGGCACCGCGTCTTCTTGCTCTTCTGGGAGCACGAGATCCGCAAACTCACCGGTGACTTCAACTTCACCATCCCGTACTGGGACTGGCGGGACGCGCGCAACTGCGAGGTGTGCACGGACGAGCTGATGGGCGCTCGCAGCTCTCTGGACCCGAACCTCATCAGCCCAGCCTCGGTCTTCTCGTCGTGGAAA gTGATCTGCACTCATCCAGATGAGTACAACGCACGTGAGGTGCTGTGTGACGGTGTACCAGAAGGTCCTCTGCTCCGTAACCCTGGCAACCATGACCCTAGCCGTGTCCCCCGGCTGCCTAGCAACGCAGACGTGGAGTTCGTACTCTCGCTCACGCAGTATGAGAGCGACACTCTCGACAGACGTGCCAACATGAGCTTCAGGAACGTGCTGGAAG gttttgcGAGTCCAGAGACAGGCATGGCGGTGTCAGGTCAAAGCACGATGCACAACGCACTCCACATCTTCATGAATGGATCGATGTCATCAGTGCCAGCATCAGCTAATGATCCCATATTCCTTCTACACCATGCATTTATAGACAG tATCTTTGAGCGATGGCTACGTCTTCACCGCCCTGCACGGAGTATCTACCCAGAATCCAACGCTCCGATTGGCCATAATGGAGCCTACAACATGGTGCCCTTCATCCCTCTGTACAGAAACATGGACTACTTCATCTCCACCAAAGAGCTGGGATATGAGTACACCTACCTACTGGATccga ctcAGCGGCTTCTGCAGGAGTTTATCACTCCTTATTGGGAGCATGTGCAGCAGATTTGGCCCTGGCTGCTCGGGGCCGCAGTGCTCGGAGCCCTGGTCGCCGCAGTCATCGCCATGGTAATCAGAAAAGTAGTGAAGGTGGCGCGTCCCAGAAGGAACAGGAAGAACGAATACGGAGAGAATCAACCACTACTCAACAGCAGCGAGGAGGACGACACTGCCTCGTATCAGACCAcgctctga